The Doryrhamphus excisus isolate RoL2022-K1 chromosome 18, RoL_Dexc_1.0, whole genome shotgun sequence genome contains a region encoding:
- the tshba gene encoding thyroid stimulating hormone subunit beta a, whose product MVCGVFMYSTDAQSQLYYDCKTPLLSIRSRLDLEPVLKMNTTTITCGLLLLLLFNPAVPMCTPTDFTLYVEKPECDYCVAINTTICMGFCYSRDSNMRDIFGSRFLIQRGCTYEKVEYRTIQLPGCPISASGAFTYPVALSCHCGACRTDNDECAHRAGVGMAKCSKPVRPMYPYPGSYMLPF is encoded by the exons atggTCTGTGGAGTATTTATGTACAGCACGGATGCTCAGTCACAGCTTTACTACGACTGCAAGACCCCGCTTCTCTCAATACG GTCTCGACTTGACTTGGAACCAGTGCTGAAAATGAACACTACAACGATTACCTGTGGACTCCTTCTACTCCTTCTCTTTAACCCAGCAGTGCCCATGTGCACGCCCACCGATTTCACTTTGTACGTGGAGAAGCCAGAGTGTGACTACTGCGTGGCCATCAACACCACCATCTGCATGGGATTCTGCTACTCCAGG GACAGCAACATGCGGGATATATTTGGGTCACGCTTCCTCATCCAGAGAGGCTGCACCTACGAAAAAGTGGAGTACCGCACAATCCAGCTGCCCGGATGTCCCATCTCTGCCAGCGGTGCATTCACCTACCCGGTGGCCCTCAGCTGCCACTGCGGAGCTTGCCGCACCGACAACGACGAGTGTGCCCACAGGGCTGGTGTGGGCATGGCTAAATGCTCCAAACCGGTCAGACCCATGTACCCCTACCCTGGCAGCTACATGCTGCCTTTTTGA
- the slc5a8l gene encoding sodium-coupled monocarboxylate transporter 1, whose amino-acid sequence MVGTGGPVATFAVWDYVVFAGTILGAAAIGLFQAIRGRKETSSEEFLLGGRQMTAVPVAMSLTASFMSGITVIGTPAEAYLYGASFWLFAFSHAIMSTLTAEIFVPLFYRLQITSAYEYLELRFSRPIRIIGTSVYISQTTLYTGLVIYAPALALNQITGLDLWGVLVATGAVCIIYCTLGGLKAVIWTDVLQMVIMLTGFVAVIARGAVLQGGLANIWEDARQGGRLQAFDFDPDPLKRHTFWTITIGGSMMWASIYAINQSQVQRYISCKTLSHAKMSLYVNMVGLWVTVTLAMLSGFAMYSIYKNCDPFTNGDVNTTDQLLPYLVMDILAAYPGIPGLFVAAAYSGTLSTVSSSINALVAVTVEDFILPVCKNLTQKQKTWMNMGLSVFFGALCIGMAGVASLMGSVLQAAFSIFGMISGPLLGLYLLGMLFRTANSIGGISGVILSLVLTLWVGIGGQIYPPTTAKTNPLPLSTLGCNSTNQYNTTTAVPWTSPVTLQPEVRPPLADSFYSLSYLYISLVGVLTTVVSGLLVSAITGGCKQKKLNSNLFVRKSDLICFRWNRKSQASEKTEKDSVQWKHTEANKSGFSHHDWVMEDVVKATKL is encoded by the exons ATGGTTGGTACAGGTGGTCCAGTGGCCACCTTCGCCGTGTGGGACTATGTGGTGTTTGCCGGGACAATCCTTGGAGCGGCAGCCATTGGCCTTTTCCAGGCCATCCGAGGTCGCAAGGAGACGAGCAGTGAAGAGTTCTTATTGGGCGGGCGGCAGATGACAGCGGTACCGGTGGCGATGTCGCTAACAGCCAGCTTCATGTCCGGCATCACCGTCATTGGCACACCTGCCGAGGCATACTTATATGGGGCGTCCTTCTGGTTGTTTGCCTTCTCCCACGCCATCATGTCCACTCTCACTGCTGAGATTTTTGTGCCCCTTTTTTACAGACTGCAGATCACCAGTGCCTATGAG TACCTGGAGTTACGTTTCAGCCGGCCCATTCGAATAATTGGGACTTCAGTGTACATCTCACAAACG ACCCTGTATACCGGCTTGGTCATCTACGCTCCAGCTCTTGCACTAAATCAAA TCACTGGACTTGACCTGTGGGGAGTGCTGGTGGCTACGGGGGCAGTGTGTATCATCTACTGCACTTTG GGCGGCCTGAAAGCAGTCATTTGGACCGACGTGCTCCAAATGGTGATCATGCTGACGGGTTTCGTGGCTGTAATAGCGAGAGGGGCTGTGCTGCAGGGGGGCCTGGCCAACATTTGGGAAGATGCCAGGCAGGGAGGCAGGCTACAGGCGTTCGA CTTTGACCCCGATCCACTGAAGCGACATACTTTCTGGACCATCACAATTGGTGGAAGCATGATGTGGGCGTCAATCTACGCCATCAACCAGTCCCAGGTGCAGCGCTACATCTCCTGCAAAACACTGAGCCATGCTAAGAT GTCTTTATATGTAAACATGGTGGGCTTGTGGGTGACTGTGACTCTGGCTATGTTGTCCGGATTCGCCATGTACTCCATTTACAAGAACTGCGACCCGTTTACAAATGGTGATGTGAACACCACAGACCAG TTACTTCCGTACCTTGTCATGGACATTTTGGCAGCCTATCCAGGAATCCCTGGTTTGTTTGTGGCTGCTGCATACAGCGGGACCCTGAG CACAGTGTCTTCTAGCATTAACGCCCTTGTTGCCGTCACTGTGGAAGACTTCATTCTTCCCGTTTGCAAAAACCTGACACAGAAGCAGAAGACATGGATGAACATGGGCCTAA GTGTATTCTTTGGCGCTCTGTGTATCGGGATGGCTGGCGTTGCTTCATTGATGGGAAGTGTTCTGCAG GCCGCTTTCTCCATATTTGGCATGATCAGCGGACCTCTTCTTGGGCTGTATCTATTAGGCATGCTTTTCCGCACAGCTAACTCCATA GGAGGCATTTCAGGAGTGATCCTCAGCCTGGTCTTGACTCTGTGGGTGGGGATCGGAGGCCAGATTTACCCTCCAACAACTGCCAAGACAAACCCCCTGCCACTTAGCACTTTGGGCTGCAACAGCACAAACCAGTATAACACGACAACAGCAGTTCCCTGGACCAGTCCGGTTACCCTGCAACCTGA AGTTAGGCCTCCTTTAGCAGACTCGTTCTACTCTCTGTCCTACCTCTACATCTCTCTGGTGGGCGTACTGACCACAGTCGTGAGCGGACTCTTGGTGAGCGCGATCACAG GTGGCTGCAAGCAAAAGAAGCTGAATTCTAATctctttgtgaggaaaagtgacTTGATTTGTTTCAGATGGAACAGAAAATCAcag GCATCTGAGAAAACAGAGAAGGATTCAGTACAGTGGAAGCACACGGAAGCCAACAAGTCAGGATTTTCACACCATGACTGGGTGATGGAAGATGTTGTGAAAGCGACCAAACTTTAa